A single genomic interval of Flavihumibacter rivuli harbors:
- a CDS encoding T9SS type A sorting domain-containing protein gives MKTRTLNKAYCLLLIAGLTLTNVSPVLANLDNGSKPAKTNKDSITIKKNSCSSKYKVNIYPNASHKVIFFSASGAEGRVYQLLLFNCDGRLIKQSQVRNRETTVLSQLEKGSYQFSVMSNDEKIEDGLITVH, from the coding sequence ATGAAAACCCGAACCCTAAACAAGGCTTATTGCCTTCTCCTGATCGCAGGACTGACATTGACCAATGTCTCACCCGTCCTTGCTAATCTGGATAATGGAAGCAAGCCCGCGAAAACCAACAAAGACAGTATCACCATTAAGAAAAATTCATGCAGTAGTAAATACAAGGTCAATATCTATCCAAATGCTTCCCATAAAGTGATCTTCTTTAGCGCCAGTGGTGCAGAAGGAAGGGTCTACCAACTATTGCTCTTTAATTGTGATGGGCGCCTGATCAAACAAAGCCAGGTAAGGAACAGGGAAACCACTGTCCTGTCCCAACTGGAAAAAGGATCCTACCAGTTCTCCGTAATGAGCAATGATGAGAAGATTGAAGATGGATTAATTACTGTGCATTAA
- a CDS encoding GNAT family N-acetyltransferase has translation MKTNWQLKQFGELTPEELYQILRLRSEVFVVEQNCVFLDMDNKDQSSWHLMGWQDGLLAAYTRLLPPGLSYEEMSIGRVVSSPAVRGTGIGRELMLESISACRKLFGNGPIRIGAQLYLKKFYASLGFIAEGDIYLEDGIEHVEMRMPGT, from the coding sequence ATGAAGACCAACTGGCAACTTAAGCAATTCGGGGAGTTGACCCCGGAAGAGTTATACCAAATTTTAAGACTGAGGAGCGAAGTATTTGTGGTGGAGCAAAATTGCGTCTTCCTCGACATGGACAACAAGGACCAGTCCAGCTGGCATCTCATGGGCTGGCAGGATGGATTACTGGCCGCTTATACCAGGCTGCTTCCCCCAGGGCTTTCTTACGAAGAGATGTCCATTGGAAGGGTGGTCAGCTCACCTGCAGTGCGGGGAACAGGAATAGGCAGGGAACTCATGCTGGAATCCATTAGCGCCTGCAGGAAATTATTTGGGAACGGTCCCATCAGGATAGGCGCACAACTCTACCTGAAAAAGTTTTACGCTTCCCTTGGTTTTATCGCAGAAGGGGATATTTACCTGGAAGATGGCATCGAACACGTAGAGATGCGAATGCCAGGCACGTAG
- a CDS encoding alpha-E domain-containing protein, with protein MLSRIADALFWQSRYLERTDALLRIMYTNYAFSLDKGEFSHRQWQHIAQMFSAANEQMIASLEQEPAALVQHLVYDVINTNAIRVMVTRARENARGAQDHITKEVWEQINHIYHLINNPLLQQRMARNETLQALQQLTTQLTLYNGVTDSTMPRNAGWNFMTLGKFIERAIITIDLSDRHFGEQGYELQESTDILYWRSLLFSLSGYELHLKTYRSTSYNANIADQIIFNKQFTRSVIYCLDRIGFYLLKVISTNETEEANKLKRSFGKLHSAVEYADLDTIRSIGLDRYLKQLKDDLLQFNNQLSQLFFSYS; from the coding sequence ATGCTAAGCAGAATTGCAGATGCCCTTTTTTGGCAAAGCAGATATCTTGAAAGAACAGATGCATTATTGAGGATCATGTATACCAATTATGCATTTTCCCTGGACAAAGGAGAGTTCAGCCATCGGCAGTGGCAACATATAGCCCAGATGTTCAGTGCTGCAAACGAACAAATGATCGCTTCCCTTGAGCAGGAACCGGCAGCCCTGGTTCAGCACCTGGTCTATGATGTGATCAACACAAATGCTATAAGGGTAATGGTGACTAGGGCAAGGGAAAATGCCCGTGGCGCTCAAGACCATATCACCAAGGAGGTTTGGGAGCAAATCAACCATATCTATCATCTCATCAACAACCCGCTCCTCCAGCAAAGGATGGCAAGAAATGAAACACTCCAGGCATTGCAACAGCTAACCACACAACTAACCTTATACAATGGGGTAACTGACAGTACCATGCCCAGAAATGCAGGCTGGAATTTCATGACACTGGGTAAATTCATTGAACGTGCCATTATCACCATTGATCTTTCAGACCGGCATTTCGGGGAACAAGGCTATGAACTTCAGGAATCAACGGATATCCTTTACTGGAGAAGCCTCCTGTTCTCCCTTTCCGGGTATGAACTCCATCTTAAAACCTATCGCAGCACCAGCTACAATGCCAATATAGCCGACCAAATCATATTCAATAAACAATTCACCCGGTCAGTGATTTACTGCCTTGACAGGATCGGATTTTACTTATTGAAAGTGATTTCTACCAATGAAACTGAAGAAGCCAATAAACTAAAAAGATCATTTGGAAAGTTGCACAGCGCGGTTGAGTATGCAGACCTGGACACAATCCGTTCAATCGGGCTAGACCGGTACTTAAAGCAATTAAAGGATGACCTCCTGCAATTCAACAACCAACTTAGCCAGCTTTTCTTTTCATACTCCTAA
- the uvrA gene encoding excinuclease ABC subunit UvrA yields MKRRPKDQELSEESINVFGAREHNLKNIDIHIPKNKLVVFTGVSGSGKSSLAFDTIYNEGQRRYMESFSAYARQFIGDMERPDVDKITGLSPVISIEQKTTNKNPRSTVGTITEVYDFLRLLFARAGEAYSYNTGKKMTKFSEEEIVENIYHKYKGKKISILAPLIRGRKGHYRELFEDVRKKGYLKVRVDGEIKDLVPKMQVDRYKIHDIEVVVDRMAVSEDMRLRLSQSVQKSLQVGKDLMFLHLQDTDKVVQYSKQLMCEDTGISYEEPSPNSFSFNSPYGACPTCKGLGTVYQVSMEQVIPDWSLSIKEGAIAPLGEERDAYVFRQVQQVAKKYKIDLKKPVKELSTAALNVILYGNEAGNNEEIIDFDEFDSGARVYAEEFEGVIPQLRRWFAGSSTSEAIREWAEGFMELTTCSTCNGARLRKESLWFRIDGRNISELSELNLDQLMTWFTGIEKRLSDRQNVISKDILKEIRERLQFLLDVGLTYLTLNRSSKTLSGGESQRIRLATQIGSQLQGITYVLDEPSIGLHQRDNHRLITALQNLRDIGNSVLVVEHDKDIMMAADHLVDIGPRAGKHGGEIVAQGTPQDVLAFGSDTAKYLSGEKRIAVPEERRKGTGKFLELKGAKGNNLKNVSVKFPLGKLILVTGVSGSGKSTLINETLYPILSRHCYDSKQKPMDYASVKGLEHIDKVIEIDQSPIGRTPRSNPATYCGFFTEIRQLFAAVPEAKIRGYSAGRFSFNVKGGRCDLCEGGGMRVIEMNFLPDVYVHCEKCNGKRYNRETLEIRYKGKSISDVLDMTVDEAVEFFQAVPYLYRKIKVLQEVGLGYITLGQSAVTLSGGEAQRVKLATELSKRDTGKTFYILDEPTTGLHFQDIQNLLDVLNKLVERGNTVLVIEHNLDVIKVADHVIDLGPEGGDGGGRILFEGTPEAMVKVKESHTARFLKEELR; encoded by the coding sequence ATGAAAAGAAGACCCAAAGATCAGGAACTAAGCGAAGAAAGCATCAATGTTTTTGGTGCGCGTGAACACAACCTGAAGAATATTGATATCCATATTCCCAAGAATAAATTAGTGGTATTTACGGGCGTAAGTGGCAGCGGTAAATCCTCCCTTGCTTTCGATACCATATATAACGAAGGCCAGCGTCGGTACATGGAGAGTTTTAGTGCCTATGCCCGGCAATTCATCGGTGATATGGAACGGCCTGATGTAGACAAGATCACCGGGCTGTCCCCTGTTATTTCCATTGAACAAAAGACGACAAATAAGAACCCCCGTTCAACTGTTGGTACCATTACCGAAGTATATGATTTCCTCCGGCTGCTTTTTGCAAGGGCAGGGGAAGCCTATAGCTACAATACCGGTAAGAAGATGACCAAGTTCAGTGAGGAAGAGATCGTAGAGAATATCTACCATAAATACAAAGGGAAAAAGATAAGTATCCTGGCCCCTTTGATAAGGGGACGTAAGGGCCATTACCGCGAATTGTTTGAAGATGTCCGCAAGAAAGGATACCTGAAGGTACGTGTGGATGGTGAGATCAAGGACCTGGTACCAAAGATGCAGGTGGACCGATACAAGATCCACGATATTGAAGTAGTGGTGGACAGGATGGCTGTTTCGGAAGACATGCGCCTCAGGTTAAGCCAGAGTGTGCAAAAGTCCCTGCAGGTAGGGAAGGACCTGATGTTCCTGCATCTACAGGATACGGATAAGGTGGTACAATACAGTAAGCAGTTGATGTGTGAGGATACGGGCATCAGTTATGAAGAGCCTTCGCCCAATAGCTTCTCCTTTAACTCTCCCTATGGTGCCTGCCCAACCTGTAAGGGCCTTGGCACAGTGTACCAGGTAAGCATGGAACAGGTGATACCTGATTGGTCGCTAAGTATCAAGGAAGGTGCCATTGCTCCTTTGGGTGAAGAAAGGGATGCATATGTGTTCCGGCAAGTGCAGCAGGTTGCCAAAAAGTATAAAATCGATTTGAAGAAGCCGGTCAAGGAATTGTCGACTGCTGCGTTGAATGTAATTCTCTATGGAAATGAAGCAGGCAATAACGAAGAGATCATCGATTTTGACGAGTTCGATTCCGGTGCAAGGGTATATGCGGAAGAATTTGAAGGAGTGATCCCCCAACTGAGAAGGTGGTTTGCCGGCAGCAGCACTTCCGAGGCCATACGCGAATGGGCGGAAGGCTTTATGGAATTGACCACCTGTTCCACCTGTAATGGGGCGAGGTTGAGAAAGGAGAGCTTGTGGTTCAGGATAGATGGGCGAAATATTTCTGAGTTGAGCGAGTTGAACCTCGATCAGTTGATGACCTGGTTCACTGGAATCGAAAAGCGGCTGTCCGATCGCCAGAATGTGATCAGTAAGGATATCCTGAAGGAGATAAGGGAACGCCTTCAATTCCTGCTGGATGTTGGCCTGACCTACCTTACGCTGAACCGTTCTTCCAAAACCCTGAGTGGTGGTGAATCCCAACGCATCAGGCTGGCTACCCAGATCGGTTCCCAGTTGCAGGGCATCACCTATGTGTTGGATGAGCCCAGTATCGGTCTTCACCAGCGCGATAACCACAGGTTGATCACGGCCCTTCAAAACCTTAGGGATATCGGCAACAGTGTACTGGTGGTGGAGCATGACAAGGATATCATGATGGCAGCTGATCACCTGGTGGATATTGGTCCTCGAGCGGGTAAGCATGGGGGTGAGATCGTTGCCCAGGGAACACCGCAGGATGTATTGGCATTTGGGTCCGATACGGCCAAATACCTGAGTGGGGAAAAAAGGATAGCTGTTCCCGAAGAACGAAGAAAGGGCACGGGAAAATTCCTTGAACTGAAGGGTGCCAAAGGAAATAACCTCAAGAATGTTAGTGTGAAATTTCCCCTGGGAAAATTGATACTGGTAACTGGGGTAAGTGGGAGTGGTAAGTCCACCCTCATCAATGAGACGCTTTACCCGATCCTGAGCAGGCATTGCTACGACTCTAAACAGAAGCCGATGGACTATGCTTCTGTCAAAGGCCTTGAACATATTGATAAAGTGATCGAGATTGACCAGTCGCCCATTGGCAGGACACCCCGGAGTAATCCGGCTACCTACTGTGGATTCTTTACAGAGATCCGCCAACTCTTTGCAGCGGTTCCCGAAGCAAAGATCCGCGGCTATAGTGCCGGGCGTTTTTCCTTTAATGTCAAGGGCGGACGCTGCGATCTCTGCGAGGGTGGTGGTATGCGCGTGATCGAGATGAACTTCCTCCCCGATGTTTATGTGCATTGTGAAAAATGTAATGGCAAGCGGTACAACCGCGAAACCCTGGAGATAAGGTACAAGGGGAAGTCGATCAGCGATGTGCTCGATATGACAGTTGATGAAGCCGTTGAGTTTTTCCAGGCTGTTCCTTATCTGTACCGTAAGATCAAAGTGCTGCAGGAAGTGGGATTAGGTTATATCACACTCGGACAATCAGCGGTTACCCTCAGCGGTGGTGAAGCGCAACGCGTGAAGTTGGCGACCGAGTTGTCGAAAAGGGATACCGGGAAGACCTTCTACATCCTTGATGAACCTACTACCGGGCTTCATTTCCAGGATATCCAGAACCTGCTGGATGTTTTGAACAAATTGGTGGAAAGGGGGAATACGGTTTTGGTCATTGAGCACAACCTGGATGTGATCAAGGTTGCCGACCATGTCATTGACCTGGGGCCTGAAGGGGGCGATGGTGGCGGAAGGATATTGTTTGAGGGAACCCCTGAAGCGATGGTAAAAGTGAAGGAGAGCCATACTGCCCGTTTCCTGAAAGAGGAACTCAGGTAG
- a CDS encoding transglutaminase family protein produces MPTFKIHHITSYEYSRPVIESVNEIRIFPFNCEDQEVLSHELTITGDPEVHLFSDYWGNKTGIFNILAPHSGLSIESRLIVRTLQGNDKHLNFNTGFETLELEVNNNLQLLELTKADQITNQQAITEILQQIYQPWKSVAATVQDCSRFIYHHFNYIKGITDVETTVDEIIAHRSGVCQDFAHVMLQVLRSLKIPSRYVSGYICPNKNGLRGEGATHAWVETWIPGFGWAGIDPTNNIWATNNHVKLAVGRNFTDCSPVKGTFKGSSEQSLYVYVAVGYEDGHKFEEKNQVFHPINTSYSQATISPDEISHQQ; encoded by the coding sequence ATGCCAACCTTCAAGATCCACCATATAACCAGCTATGAATATAGCCGACCTGTCATTGAAAGCGTGAATGAGATCAGGATATTCCCATTCAATTGCGAAGACCAGGAGGTATTGTCACATGAACTAACCATTACAGGAGATCCCGAAGTCCATCTTTTTTCTGATTACTGGGGAAATAAGACAGGCATTTTTAACATCTTGGCACCACATTCAGGACTTTCCATTGAAAGCCGCCTGATTGTGAGAACGCTTCAAGGCAACGACAAGCACCTAAATTTCAATACCGGATTTGAAACCCTGGAGCTGGAAGTGAACAACAACCTTCAACTGCTGGAGTTAACCAAAGCTGACCAGATAACCAACCAACAGGCAATCACGGAAATCCTGCAACAGATCTACCAACCATGGAAAAGTGTTGCAGCTACGGTGCAGGATTGTTCAAGATTCATTTACCACCATTTCAATTATATAAAAGGAATCACTGATGTAGAAACCACGGTTGACGAAATCATTGCCCACCGCTCTGGCGTTTGCCAGGACTTTGCCCATGTAATGTTACAAGTTCTGCGCAGCCTTAAGATCCCGAGCAGGTATGTCAGCGGGTATATATGTCCAAACAAGAACGGCTTGAGGGGGGAAGGAGCCACACATGCATGGGTAGAAACATGGATACCGGGATTTGGATGGGCGGGAATAGACCCCACCAATAATATCTGGGCAACCAACAATCATGTAAAATTAGCTGTAGGAAGGAATTTTACAGATTGCTCCCCGGTTAAAGGGACCTTCAAAGGCTCATCTGAGCAATCCCTATATGTTTATGTTGCTGTTGGTTACGAAGATGGGCACAAGTTTGAAGAAAAAAACCAGGTATTCCATCCAATCAACACCAGCTACTCCCAGGCAACAATTTCCCCTGATGAAATCTCCCACCAGCAATAA
- a CDS encoding replication-associated recombination protein A — MASPLAERLRPRTLDELTGQDHLTGKGSILRNAIEKGMVPSMILWGPPGVGKTTIANIIAHTLNVPFYTLSAISSGVKEVREVIETARNQDKAILFIDEIHRFNKAQQDALLGAVEKGTITLIGATTENPSFEVNSALLSRCQVYVLKALDESSLVGLLRQAMEQDSWLHEKNIELKEYGALIRISGGDARKLLNLFELVVQAVPANQPVVITDDWVMKVAQQKIALYDKQGEQHYDIISAFIKSIRGSDPNAAVYWLARMIEGGEDIKFIARRLVILASEDIGNANPNALLLANASFDAVSKIGNPEARIILSQCTIYLATSPKSNASYLAIDKALAMVRSTGDLPVPLHIRNAPTKLMKEMGYSQGYKYSHDYANNFAEQEFLPDSLSGHVFYDPGKNAREEEMRKFLRERWQQKYRY; from the coding sequence ATGGCATCACCACTTGCAGAAAGATTAAGGCCAAGAACCCTCGACGAGCTTACCGGTCAGGACCACCTTACCGGTAAGGGAAGTATTTTGCGCAATGCCATTGAGAAAGGAATGGTACCCTCCATGATCCTTTGGGGTCCTCCCGGGGTAGGTAAGACTACCATCGCGAATATCATTGCCCATACCCTGAATGTTCCCTTTTACACCCTGAGCGCCATTTCATCTGGAGTAAAAGAAGTGAGGGAGGTGATAGAAACTGCCAGGAACCAGGATAAGGCCATTCTCTTCATTGATGAGATCCATCGGTTCAATAAGGCCCAGCAGGATGCCTTACTGGGAGCAGTTGAAAAAGGCACCATCACCCTTATCGGCGCTACTACTGAGAACCCCTCCTTTGAGGTTAACAGCGCCCTCCTGAGCAGGTGCCAGGTTTATGTACTGAAAGCCCTTGATGAATCCAGTCTTGTGGGACTACTAAGGCAGGCAATGGAGCAAGACAGCTGGCTGCATGAAAAAAATATTGAGCTGAAGGAATACGGTGCCCTGATCAGGATCTCGGGTGGGGATGCCCGTAAGTTGCTGAACTTGTTTGAACTGGTCGTACAGGCTGTACCTGCCAACCAACCAGTTGTCATAACCGATGATTGGGTAATGAAGGTTGCCCAGCAAAAGATAGCCCTCTATGACAAGCAGGGTGAACAGCATTATGATATCATCTCCGCCTTTATCAAATCGATCAGGGGCAGTGACCCCAATGCCGCTGTTTATTGGCTGGCAAGGATGATCGAAGGCGGGGAAGACATTAAGTTTATTGCGAGGCGGCTGGTGATCCTTGCAAGCGAAGATATTGGCAATGCCAATCCCAATGCATTACTATTGGCAAATGCCAGCTTTGATGCAGTAAGCAAGATCGGCAATCCCGAAGCCAGGATCATCCTCTCCCAATGCACCATTTACCTCGCTACCAGTCCAAAGAGCAACGCATCTTACCTTGCCATTGACAAAGCGCTTGCCATGGTAAGGTCAACAGGCGACCTGCCCGTTCCCTTGCATATCAGGAATGCCCCTACCAAACTGATGAAAGAAATGGGGTATAGCCAGGGCTATAAATATTCCCATGATTATGCCAACAATTTCGCGGAACAGGAATTCCTTCCTGATTCCCTTAGCGGCCATGTGTTCTACGATCCAGGCAAAAATGCAAGGGAAGAGGAAATGCGGAAATTCCTGAGGGAAAGATGGCAACAGAAATACCGGTATTGA
- a CDS encoding OmpA family protein codes for MKSISRPVFGLAAAALLLAGCESMNKTQKGAAVGTAGGAAVGLAIGSLFGKAGLGALIGAAVGGTAGTLIGKKMDQQAKEIEQTIPGAKVERHEEGIEVEFNNAILFGFDKSALSKEAKDELNKLATILVKYPDTNIEVQGHTDSKGDSAYNMKLSARRAQAVVDQLKTQNVAPERLKLVAHGENLPKYPNDTEENMAKNRRVEFLIYANEKMKAEAKKEAGEQ; via the coding sequence ATGAAAAGTATCAGCAGACCCGTATTTGGATTGGCAGCAGCGGCATTGTTACTGGCCGGATGTGAATCGATGAATAAAACACAGAAAGGAGCCGCAGTAGGAACCGCGGGCGGTGCAGCAGTCGGTCTAGCTATTGGTTCCCTTTTCGGTAAAGCCGGCCTGGGCGCCCTGATTGGTGCAGCCGTTGGGGGAACTGCCGGAACCCTGATCGGCAAGAAGATGGACCAACAGGCAAAAGAGATTGAGCAAACCATTCCCGGCGCAAAAGTGGAAAGGCATGAAGAGGGGATAGAAGTGGAATTCAACAACGCCATCCTTTTTGGCTTTGATAAATCAGCACTCTCTAAAGAAGCCAAGGACGAGTTGAACAAACTGGCCACTATTTTGGTGAAATACCCGGACACGAATATTGAAGTGCAGGGCCATACCGACTCCAAAGGAGACTCTGCCTATAACATGAAATTATCGGCAAGAAGGGCCCAGGCCGTGGTAGACCAGTTGAAGACGCAGAATGTAGCCCCGGAAAGGTTAAAGCTGGTGGCACACGGGGAAAACCTGCCCAAATACCCCAATGATACAGAAGAAAATATGGCCAAGAACCGGAGGGTAGAATTCCTGATCTATGCCAACGAAAAAATGAAGGCCGAGGCCAAGAAAGAAGCCGGGGAACAATAG
- the aspS gene encoding aspartate--tRNA ligase: MYRSHTCGELRISHVNQEVTLAGWVQTVRKFGSITFVDLRDRYGITQLLFGEGLNAQLDSQPLGREFVLQVKGKVVERSNKNPNIPTGDIELEVISFSILNKAATPPFTIQDDTDGGDDLRMKFRYLDLRRNAVKRNLELRYAVNRSARNYLHENHFMDIETPFLIKSTPEGARDFVVPSRMNPGQFYALPQSPQTFKQLLMVSGYDRYYQVVKCFRDEDLRADRQPEFTQIDCEMSFVEQEDILNMFEGLIKRIFKDVKNIDYTDKVERMTWNDAMLRFGNDKPDIRFGMELTNFKTAFEGQSGHPEALKIFEESGFKVFNEAETVLAIAVPGCSEYTRKQLDELTEWVKRPQIGMNGLVYIKCNTDGSYKSSVDKFFPEDKLKALADICGAQTGDLILILAGREERTRKATSELRLEMGEKLGLRKKDEFKLLWVLDFPLFEYAEEENRWVARHHPFTSPKPAHIDIMINNNPVIDNPAEYLKHPYANIKANAYDMVLNGNEIGGGSIRIFQRELQEKMFDALGMSKEEANHKFGFLLGAFEYGAPPHGGIAFGFDRLCAILGGSESIRDFIAFPKNNSGRDVMLDAPSAIDAKQFDELQIKLDLK; encoded by the coding sequence ATGTATAGATCGCATACCTGTGGTGAATTGCGCATCAGCCACGTGAACCAGGAAGTGACCCTTGCCGGTTGGGTTCAAACGGTAAGAAAATTCGGAAGCATCACTTTTGTGGACCTGCGCGACCGGTATGGCATTACCCAACTCCTTTTCGGGGAAGGACTCAACGCCCAGCTCGATAGCCAGCCATTGGGCAGGGAGTTTGTACTGCAAGTGAAAGGCAAGGTCGTGGAAAGGAGTAATAAGAACCCCAATATCCCTACGGGCGACATAGAACTTGAAGTAATCAGCTTTAGCATTCTCAATAAGGCTGCCACCCCACCCTTTACTATCCAGGATGATACGGACGGCGGTGATGACCTGAGGATGAAATTCCGTTACCTTGACCTTCGCCGTAATGCGGTGAAGCGCAACCTGGAGTTGCGTTACGCAGTGAACAGGTCCGCAAGGAACTACCTCCATGAAAATCATTTCATGGATATTGAAACACCCTTCCTGATCAAGTCGACCCCGGAAGGTGCCCGCGACTTCGTGGTTCCTTCACGCATGAACCCCGGACAATTCTACGCCCTTCCCCAGAGCCCGCAGACCTTCAAGCAATTGCTGATGGTAAGTGGTTATGACCGTTACTACCAGGTAGTAAAGTGTTTCAGGGATGAAGACCTGCGCGCAGACCGCCAGCCGGAATTTACCCAGATCGACTGCGAAATGAGCTTTGTGGAACAGGAGGATATCCTGAACATGTTCGAAGGCCTGATCAAGCGCATTTTCAAGGATGTGAAGAACATCGATTATACCGATAAGGTGGAGCGCATGACCTGGAACGATGCCATGCTGCGTTTCGGTAACGACAAGCCCGATATCCGCTTTGGCATGGAGTTGACCAACTTCAAGACCGCATTCGAAGGCCAATCCGGCCATCCTGAAGCCTTGAAGATCTTTGAAGAAAGTGGCTTCAAGGTGTTCAATGAAGCAGAGACCGTCCTGGCCATTGCAGTGCCCGGATGCAGCGAATATACCCGGAAGCAACTGGATGAACTGACAGAGTGGGTGAAGCGTCCCCAGATCGGCATGAACGGCCTGGTGTACATCAAGTGCAATACAGATGGCAGCTACAAGAGCAGTGTTGACAAGTTCTTCCCTGAGGACAAACTGAAGGCCTTAGCGGATATCTGTGGAGCCCAAACCGGCGACCTGATCCTAATCCTGGCAGGAAGGGAGGAACGTACCAGGAAAGCCACCAGCGAACTGCGTTTGGAAATGGGCGAAAAACTTGGCCTGAGGAAGAAGGATGAGTTCAAACTGCTTTGGGTATTGGACTTCCCACTCTTCGAATATGCAGAGGAAGAGAACCGTTGGGTTGCCCGCCACCATCCCTTCACTTCTCCCAAACCTGCACATATCGATATCATGATCAATAACAACCCGGTGATCGACAATCCGGCCGAATACCTCAAGCATCCCTATGCGAACATCAAGGCCAATGCCTACGACATGGTATTGAACGGGAATGAGATCGGCGGCGGCTCGATCAGGATCTTCCAGCGTGAATTGCAGGAAAAGATGTTTGATGCCCTGGGCATGAGCAAGGAAGAAGCCAACCATAAATTCGGGTTCCTGCTGGGAGCCTTCGAATATGGTGCCCCGCCACATGGAGGCATAGCTTTTGGCTTCGACCGCCTTTGTGCCATTCTGGGTGGCAGCGAAAGCATCCGTGATTTCATCGCTTTCCCCAAGAACAATAGCGGCCGCGATGTAATGCTGGATGCCCCCTCAGCCATTGACGCAAAACAGTTCGATGAACTGCAGATCAAACTAGACCTCAAATAA
- a CDS encoding circularly permuted type 2 ATP-grasp protein encodes MQDNPIFSNYQPTQQCWDEMYTTNGIRPQYQHLFNALQQMTAGALSEKDEMASQLFLNQGITFTVYSENEGIERIFPFDIIPRIITASEWTNIESGIKQRLKALNLFLKDIYSDQLILKDNIVPAELIASCPQYTREVFGIRVPYDIYVHISGIDLIRGEDGHFYVLEDNLRTPSGVSYMLENREVTKRLFPDLLSSNGVRMVNNYPIELYNILVSLAPRQLAHPTVVLLTPGVYNSAYYEHSFLARQMGIPLVEGRDLLVNNHKVYMKTTMGLKQVDVIYRRIDDEYMDPLVFRPDSALGIPGILSAYRKGTVAIVNAFGNGVADDKAIYAYVPAMIRYYLNEEPILKNVPTYQMAEQEAREYTFQNMEKMVIKRTNQSGGYGMLIGNKATEQEMKDMREAVEKDPRNFIAQPIINLSSVPCFFQNRFEPRHVDLRPFALYGPNGIKIVPGGLTRVALKKGSLVVNSSQGGGSKDTWVLNHG; translated from the coding sequence ATGCAGGATAACCCGATATTTTCCAATTACCAGCCCACCCAGCAATGCTGGGATGAAATGTATACAACAAATGGCATCAGGCCACAGTACCAGCATTTATTTAATGCCCTGCAACAAATGACAGCCGGGGCATTATCTGAAAAGGACGAAATGGCCAGTCAACTGTTCCTGAATCAGGGCATCACCTTTACCGTATACAGCGAGAATGAAGGAATAGAAAGGATTTTCCCATTTGACATCATACCCAGGATTATTACCGCGTCTGAATGGACAAATATAGAATCGGGTATAAAGCAAAGACTAAAAGCACTCAACCTGTTTCTTAAGGACATTTATTCTGATCAGCTTATCCTGAAGGACAATATTGTACCTGCTGAATTGATTGCCTCCTGCCCACAATACACCAGGGAGGTATTTGGCATCAGGGTTCCTTATGATATCTATGTCCACATTTCCGGCATTGACCTGATACGCGGAGAAGATGGCCACTTTTATGTACTGGAAGATAACCTGAGGACCCCATCAGGCGTTTCCTACATGTTGGAGAACCGGGAAGTCACCAAGCGGCTCTTCCCTGACCTGCTATCCTCCAATGGTGTCAGGATGGTCAACAATTACCCCATTGAATTATACAACATATTGGTGTCCCTCGCTCCCAGGCAGTTGGCCCATCCAACAGTGGTGCTGTTGACACCCGGCGTATATAATTCGGCCTATTATGAACATAGTTTCCTGGCACGACAAATGGGCATACCACTGGTGGAAGGCAGGGACCTCCTTGTGAACAACCATAAGGTCTATATGAAAACCACCATGGGATTAAAGCAGGTAGACGTCATCTACAGGAGGATAGATGATGAATATATGGACCCGCTTGTTTTCAGGCCGGATAGTGCACTGGGTATACCGGGTATTTTGAGCGCCTACAGGAAGGGAACCGTTGCCATTGTAAATGCATTTGGAAATGGTGTTGCCGATGACAAGGCCATATATGCCTATGTCCCGGCTATGATCAGGTATTACCTGAATGAGGAACCTATCCTTAAAAATGTGCCGACCTATCAAATGGCGGAACAGGAAGCCCGTGAATACACTTTCCAGAATATGGAAAAAATGGTAATCAAGCGCACCAACCAATCAGGGGGATATGGAATGCTGATCGGGAATAAGGCAACAGAACAGGAAATGAAAGACATGCGGGAGGCTGTAGAAAAGGATCCCAGGAACTTCATTGCGCAACCGATCATCAACCTCTCCTCGGTACCCTGTTTCTTCCAAAACCGATTTGAACCCAGGCATGTGGACCTTCGCCCCTTCGCACTATACGGCCCGAACGGCATAAAGATAGTTCCCGGTGGCCTGACCAGGGTTGCCTTAAAAAAAGGCTCCCTTGTAGTGAATTCATCCCAGGGAGGCGGAAGCAAGGATACCTGGGTATTGAATCACGGTTAA